The Pseudomonas fluorescens nucleotide sequence ACGGCGGCCAGCGATACGCTGAACGATTTCTTCGTCTTCGACGGCGATCTCGACCACGGCATCCAGCTCGACGCCGGCAGTCACCAGGGCTTCAGCCTGAGGAATGGTGCGTGGGAAACCATCGAACAGGAAACCTTTTGCGCAGTCAGGCTGGGCAATACGGTCCTTGACCAGGTTGATGATCAGCTCGTCGGAGACCAGCTTGCCAGCGTCCATGATCGTCTTGGCTTCCAGGCCCAGCGGGGTGCCGGCCTTGACTGCGGCGCGCAGCATGTCGCCAGTGGAAATCTGTGGAATACCGAACTTCTCGGTGATGAACTTTGCCTGAGTACCTTTACCGGCCCCGGGAGCTCCCAGCAGAATTACGCGCATCTCGTGCTCCTCATTTTTTTGTAAGCAAATCAGTGGGTTTGCCACGCAGGGCCAATCCCGGAATTTGGGTGATGATCGTAATTTCGATCAAAAGGCTGCTCAAGATACACAGCGCCCGCAAGCCACACAAGCGGTCGAAAGTCGGAAAAACCCGCGCACAGTGGCCCTCTTGAGCACAGGTTGCGCCGGGCGCAACCTATTGCTTTACAAGCATTCTGCCCTCCTTGGGCAAACGATCGGCAGACCGTTTTCTTAACTCATCCGGTATTGCGCAAGCCCGCCGCGATGCCGGCCACGGTCACCAGCAAGGCCTGTTCCAACGGGCTGTCCAGAGCGGCTTCGCGCCCGCGCGAGCGCGCCAGCAGTTCGGCCTGCAATAGATGCAGCGGGTCCAGATAGGTGTTGCGCAAGCGGATGAATTCCAGGGTCTCGGGGCTGTGCGCCAGTAGCACCGGCTGCCCGGTCAGACCCAGTACCACCTGGCACGCCTGCGACAATAGGTCGCGCAAATGTGCACCCAAAGGTCGCAGTTCTGGTTGCACTAGACGTTCGTCGTAGGAGCGGGCGATATCGGCATCGGCCTTGGCCAGGACCATTTCCAGCATGTCGATGCGTGTGCGGAAAAACGGCCACTGCTCACGCATCTCGGCCAGCAACGGCCCCTGGCCACCGGCCAGGGCATTGTTCAATGCCGCTTCCCAGCCGAGCCAGGCCGGCAGCATCAGGCGGGTCTGGGTCCAGCCGAAAATCCACGGGATCGCCCGCAGGCTTTCGATACCACCGGCGCGCCGCTTGGCCGGGCGGCTGCCCAGCGGCAAGCGGCCCAGCTCCTGCTCGGGAGTGGACTGGCGGAAGTACTCGACGAACTCCGGATTGTCGCGCACCACACCGCGATAGGCTTTGACGCCATCGGCGGCCAGTTGGTCCATCAGCTCGCGCCACGCCGGTTGTGGCGGCGGCGGGGGCAGCAGGGTCGCTTCCAGCACCGCCGCCAGGTAGAGGTTGAGGTTCTGCTCGGCAATGTCCGGCAGGCCGAACTTGAAGCGGATCATCTCGCCCTGCTCGGTGGTACGGAAACGCCCGGCCACCGAACCCGGTGGCTGCGACAGGATCGCCGCGTGAGCCGGGCCGCCGCCACGTCCGACGGTACCGCCACGGCCGTGGAACAGCAGCAGTTCGACCTGCTGCTCACGGCAGATGCGTACCAGGGTTTCCTGGGCCCGGTACTGGGCCCAGGCCGCCGCCGTGGTACCGGCATCCTTGGCCGAATCGGAGTAGCCGATCATCACTTCCTGCGGGCCATGCAGCCCGGCGCGATAACCGGGCAAGCCAAGCAGGCGCTGCATCACCGGTCCGGCGTTGTCCAGGTCGGCCAGGGTTTCGAACAGCGGCACCACGCGCATCGGCCGCAGCACACCGGCCTCTTTGAGCAACAACTGCACGGCCAGCACGTCGGAAGCGGCGCCTGCCATGGAGATCACATAAGAGCCCAGCGAGGCCGCGGGTGCGGCGGCTATCTCGCGGCAGGTGGCGAGCACCTCGGCGGTGTCGGCCTGGGGCTTGAAGTAGCTTGGCAGCAGCGGACGACGACTGTTGAGTTCCTGCTGCAGGAAGGCGATGCGCGCCTCTTCATCCCACTCGGCATAGCGGCCAAGGCCCAGGTACTCGGTAATTTCGCTCAGTGCCGAGGTGTGCCGCGCCGCGTCCTGACGCACGTCCAGGCGCACCAGGAACAGACCGAAGGTCACCGCCCGGCGCAGGCAATCGAGCAACGGGCCATCGGCAATCACGCCCATGCCGCAGGCGTGCAGCGATTCGAAGCACAGCTGCAGCGGCTCGAACAATTCGCGGTTGTCCTGCAGCACTTCAGGGGCCGGAGCCTGCGTGGTGGTCAGCGAGGCGTGGGCCCAGGCCCGGGTAATGCGCAAGCGCTCACGCAACTGCTTGAGCACCGCGCGATACGGTTCGGCCGACTCGCCGACCTTGGCCCTGAGCGCTTCGCTGGCTTGTTGCATCGACAGCTCGGCGGCCAGGGCATCGATATCGCGCAAAAACAGGTCAGCGGCCATCCAGCGCGCCAGCAACAGCACTTCACGGGTCACCGGCGCGGTGACATTGGGGTTGCCATCACGGTCGCCGCCCATCCACGAGGCAAAGCGGATCGGCGCCGCCTCCAGCGGCAGGCGCAGGCCGGTGGCCTGGTGCAGGGCTTTGTCGACCTTGCGCAAATGGTGTGGCACCGCCTGCCACAGCGAATGCTCAATCACCGCAAAGCCCCACTTGGCTTCGTCCACCGGGGTTGGCCGGGTGCGGCGGATTTCCTCGGTATGCCAGGCCTCGGCAATCAGCCGCTGCAGGCGCTCGCGGATCTGCTCGCGCTCGGCGGGGATCAAGTCGCGGTGATCCTGCGCGGCCAGTTGCGCGGCAATCGCGTCGTACTTCTGGATCAAGGTGCGCCGGGCTACTTCGGTCGGGTGGGCGGTGAGTACCAGCTCGATGCTCAACTTGCCCAGTTGCCGGGCCAGGGCATCGTCGCTGTGGCCGGCGGCCTTGAGGCGCGCCAGCAGTTCGGGCAGCACCCGCGCTTCAAAGGGTTCGGCCTGGCCGGCGTCGCGGCGGCGAATCAACTGGTACTGCTCGGCGATGTTGGCCAGGTTGAGAAACTGGTTGAAGGCCCGGGCCACCGGCAACAGCTGGTCTTCGGCCAGGTCATTGAGGGTCGAGCTCAGTTGCTCGGCACTGCCGCTGCGATCGGCCTTGGCACTGCGGCGAATATCCTCGATGGTTTGTAAAAACGCTTCGCCGTGCTGCTCGCGCACGGTATCGCCCAACAACTCGCCCAACAAATGAACATCTTCACGCAAGCGCACATCGATATCAGTCATCAGCCATGCCTCCGGCATTCGGGAAAACCGCTCTGGGTCCAGAGTGCCCCAGTAGAGGTCGAGCTTCAAGGCAGAGCCACGGCTGAACTACGCTGAACACAGGCACACAGGAGAACATCATGAAAATCCGTGATCTTGCCCAGCATTGGGAACAGCACGCCAAAGGCTCGCTGAGCCCCACCGGCCATGTCCTGCACCTGGACATGGAAGCGGCGGCGCGGCTGGCGGCCCTGGCCGAGATGTACCCCAAACGCCAGCCCGAAGAGCTGCTCGGCGAACTGCTGGGGGCAGCGCTTGAAGAGCTGGAAGCGAGCTTTCCCTATGTCCAGGGTACGCAGGTGATCGCCACCGATGAAGAAGGCGATCCGCTCTATGAAGACATCGGCCCGACCCCGCGTTTTCTTGCCCTTTCACGCCGCTACCTGCACGAGTTGAGCAGCGCCAAAGACCTTGAAACGCCTTGATTGACCCCGCCTTTCCCGGCGCTGCGAGCGCCCGCACAGGCGCTCGCGTACCGTGGGCAGACCTGAAAGTTCAACGAAAAACCCACTGACCGATCAGTCAGCAAAAACCGCGAACAAGCGGCATTTTTTTCTGAACTATTCAAAAAAAGCTTCGGTCACAGCCAATAGCCATCACGGCAAAACCCTTTCAGAACCGGGTCAGAGCAGTCCCGGAAGCTGATGGGTCGCGCCGATGGACTGTTACGGAATTCGTTGTTCATCAGGAGTGATCCAATGGAGTTGACCACCATGAAGACCCGCACCGCAAACACCTCGTCCACCCACCTGCGCGGGCTCAAGCTGGCCGCGCTGGCACTGGGCAGCAGCCTGGTCCTGGCCGGCTGTGCCGGCAACCCACCCACCGAGCAGTACGCTGTAACGCAATCGGCGGTCAATTCCGCTGTCAGCGCTGGCGGTACCGAGTTCGCCGCCGTCGAAATGAAGGCCGCGCAGGACAAGCTGAAACAGGCGGAAATCGCCATGCACGACAAGCAGTACGACGACGCCAAGCGCCTGGCCGAACAGGCCGAGTGGGACGCCCGCGTCGCCGAGCGCAAGGCCCAGGCCGCCAAGGCCGAGAAAGCCGTACAGGATGCCCACCAGGGCGTTCAGGACCTGCGTGAGGAAGGCATGCGCAGCGTCCAATGACGCCCGCTTGCCGACCCGTGCATTCGTAATCGATCAAAGGATGAACCATTATGCGTAAACACGTGATGATCCCAGCCCTTCTGGCCCTGAGCGTTGGCCTGGCCGCCTGCTCCACGCAGCCGAACGCCAACCTGGAATCGGCCCGGACCAACTTCTCTGCGCTGCAGAGCAACCCGCAGTCGGTCAAGGTCGCGGCCCTTGAAACCAAGGACGC carries:
- a CDS encoding DUF4398 domain-containing protein translates to MELTTMKTRTANTSSTHLRGLKLAALALGSSLVLAGCAGNPPTEQYAVTQSAVNSAVSAGGTEFAAVEMKAAQDKLKQAEIAMHDKQYDDAKRLAEQAEWDARVAERKAQAAKAEKAVQDAHQGVQDLREEGMRSVQ
- the adk gene encoding adenylate kinase, whose translation is MRVILLGAPGAGKGTQAKFITEKFGIPQISTGDMLRAAVKAGTPLGLEAKTIMDAGKLVSDELIINLVKDRIAQPDCAKGFLFDGFPRTIPQAEALVTAGVELDAVVEIAVEDEEIVQRIAGRRVHEGSGRVYHVVYNPPKVEGKDDETGEALVQRKDDTEETVRHRLSVYHDQTKPLVDFYQKLSAANGGKPKYAHIEGVGSVDAITAKVLSALS
- the ppc gene encoding phosphoenolpyruvate carboxylase encodes the protein MTDIDVRLREDVHLLGELLGDTVREQHGEAFLQTIEDIRRSAKADRSGSAEQLSSTLNDLAEDQLLPVARAFNQFLNLANIAEQYQLIRRRDAGQAEPFEARVLPELLARLKAAGHSDDALARQLGKLSIELVLTAHPTEVARRTLIQKYDAIAAQLAAQDHRDLIPAEREQIRERLQRLIAEAWHTEEIRRTRPTPVDEAKWGFAVIEHSLWQAVPHHLRKVDKALHQATGLRLPLEAAPIRFASWMGGDRDGNPNVTAPVTREVLLLARWMAADLFLRDIDALAAELSMQQASEALRAKVGESAEPYRAVLKQLRERLRITRAWAHASLTTTQAPAPEVLQDNRELFEPLQLCFESLHACGMGVIADGPLLDCLRRAVTFGLFLVRLDVRQDAARHTSALSEITEYLGLGRYAEWDEEARIAFLQQELNSRRPLLPSYFKPQADTAEVLATCREIAAAPAASLGSYVISMAGAASDVLAVQLLLKEAGVLRPMRVVPLFETLADLDNAGPVMQRLLGLPGYRAGLHGPQEVMIGYSDSAKDAGTTAAAWAQYRAQETLVRICREQQVELLLFHGRGGTVGRGGGPAHAAILSQPPGSVAGRFRTTEQGEMIRFKFGLPDIAEQNLNLYLAAVLEATLLPPPPPQPAWRELMDQLAADGVKAYRGVVRDNPEFVEYFRQSTPEQELGRLPLGSRPAKRRAGGIESLRAIPWIFGWTQTRLMLPAWLGWEAALNNALAGGQGPLLAEMREQWPFFRTRIDMLEMVLAKADADIARSYDERLVQPELRPLGAHLRDLLSQACQVVLGLTGQPVLLAHSPETLEFIRLRNTYLDPLHLLQAELLARSRGREAALDSPLEQALLVTVAGIAAGLRNTG